The following proteins come from a genomic window of Rhodobium gokarnense:
- a CDS encoding phage portal protein — MALFSRLRPKNRGADAAAISPQVPEAKASRTGPLIALSSAGRPVWTPRDYAALAREGFSRNAVVYRSVRMIAEAAGSVSWLLHDGAREFDAHPLLDLLARPNPRQSGNAFLEEVIGALMIAGNAYVEAVGLDGDVRELHALRPDRMKVVPGTDGWPAAYEYTVAGRTVRFDQVGSTPPILHLSLHNPTNDHYGFPPIEAAQVAIDIHNAAGSWAKALLDNSARPSGALVYQAREGGNLTEEQFERLKKELEEGFAGAGNAGRPLLLEGGLDWKQMGLSPQDMDFIEAKNLAAREIALAFGVPPMLLGIPGDNTYANYREASRAFWRQTVLPLVRRTASSLSAWLAPTFGERLRLSADLDAIEALSGEREALWRRVSAADFLTDDEKREALGYGARKAD, encoded by the coding sequence ATGGCCCTCTTTTCCCGCCTGCGCCCGAAAAACAGGGGCGCGGACGCCGCCGCCATATCCCCTCAGGTGCCCGAGGCGAAGGCGTCCCGCACCGGCCCGCTGATCGCCCTGTCGAGTGCCGGCCGCCCGGTCTGGACGCCCCGCGACTACGCGGCCCTTGCCCGCGAGGGGTTCTCGCGCAACGCCGTCGTCTATCGCTCGGTCCGGATGATCGCCGAGGCCGCCGGCTCGGTCTCCTGGCTGTTGCACGACGGCGCCCGCGAGTTCGACGCCCATCCGCTCCTCGACCTTCTCGCCCGCCCCAATCCGCGCCAGTCCGGCAATGCGTTCCTGGAAGAGGTCATCGGCGCGCTGATGATCGCCGGCAACGCCTATGTGGAGGCCGTCGGCCTCGACGGCGACGTGCGCGAACTCCATGCGCTCCGCCCCGACCGCATGAAGGTGGTGCCGGGAACCGACGGCTGGCCGGCGGCCTATGAATACACCGTTGCGGGCCGCACCGTGCGCTTCGACCAGGTGGGGTCGACGCCGCCGATCCTGCACCTTTCCCTGCACAATCCGACGAACGATCATTACGGCTTTCCGCCCATCGAGGCGGCCCAGGTCGCCATCGACATCCACAACGCGGCCGGAAGCTGGGCCAAGGCGCTCCTCGACAATTCCGCCCGGCCCTCCGGCGCCCTCGTCTACCAGGCTCGCGAGGGCGGCAACCTGACGGAGGAACAGTTCGAGCGCCTGAAGAAAGAGCTGGAGGAGGGCTTCGCCGGGGCCGGCAATGCCGGCCGGCCGCTGCTGCTGGAAGGCGGGCTCGACTGGAAGCAGATGGGCCTGTCTCCCCAGGACATGGATTTCATCGAGGCCAAGAACCTCGCCGCCCGGGAGATTGCGCTCGCCTTCGGCGTGCCGCCGATGCTGCTCGGCATTCCCGGCGACAACACCTACGCCAACTACCGTGAGGCGAGCCGCGCCTTCTGGCGCCAGACCGTGCTGCCGCTCGTCCGCCGCACCGCGTCCTCCCTCAGCGCCTGGCTGGCCCCGACCTTCGGCGAGCGGCTGAGGCTCTCCGCCGACCTCGACGCCATCGAGGCGCTGTCGGGCGAGCGCGAGGCCCTGTGGCGCCGGGTCTCCGCCGCCGACTTCCTCACCGACGACGAAAAGCGCGAGGCCCTCGGCTACGGCGCGCGCAAGGCGGACTGA
- a CDS encoding DNA-packaging protein, producing MRADWLACAAAGKSDASAAELLAGLAPAFLELFNHDWDFWARDDQLAPEGDWLTWLILGGRGSGKTRAGSEWVRTLALGTPENPGPRAGRIALVGDTFADVREVMIEGDSGLLAVHGNAERPEWFPSRRRLEWPNGVIAHAFSSDDPEALRGPQFDAAWSDELAKWRYAERAWDMLQFALRLGERPRQVVTTTPRPIPLVKQLLASQGTVVSRAATRENLANLAPGFLERVVGRYKGSRLGRQELDGEMIEDRPDALWRREMFDASRVERPPDLGRIVVAIDPPASSGARADACGIVVAGRAADGAAYVLQDASEQGLRPAQWASRAIELYHRFAADSLVAEVNQGGEMVTQVLREVDATIPVIAVRATRGKWIRAEPVAALYEQGRVRHVGALPKLEDEMCDFGVEGRAKGRSPDRVDALVWALTALMLDTSGAPRLRSF from the coding sequence TTGCGCGCCGACTGGCTCGCATGCGCGGCGGCGGGAAAGAGTGACGCCAGCGCTGCCGAGCTGCTGGCCGGGCTCGCGCCCGCCTTCCTGGAGCTGTTCAACCACGACTGGGATTTCTGGGCCCGCGACGACCAACTCGCGCCCGAAGGCGACTGGCTGACCTGGCTGATCCTCGGCGGCCGGGGCTCCGGCAAGACGCGGGCGGGGTCGGAGTGGGTCCGCACGCTGGCGCTCGGCACGCCCGAAAACCCGGGCCCCCGCGCCGGCCGCATCGCGCTCGTCGGCGACACCTTTGCGGACGTGCGCGAGGTGATGATCGAGGGAGATTCCGGGCTGCTGGCGGTGCATGGCAATGCCGAGCGGCCCGAATGGTTCCCCTCCCGGCGCCGGCTGGAATGGCCGAACGGGGTCATCGCCCACGCCTTTTCCTCCGACGATCCGGAGGCGTTGCGCGGGCCGCAATTCGATGCGGCCTGGTCCGACGAACTCGCCAAATGGCGCTATGCCGAAAGGGCCTGGGACATGCTGCAATTCGCGCTGCGGCTCGGCGAGCGGCCGCGCCAGGTCGTGACGACGACGCCAAGGCCGATCCCGCTGGTCAAGCAGTTGCTGGCCTCGCAGGGAACCGTCGTCTCCCGGGCGGCGACGCGCGAGAACCTCGCCAATCTGGCCCCGGGGTTCCTGGAGCGCGTCGTCGGCCGCTACAAGGGCTCGCGCCTCGGCCGTCAGGAGCTCGACGGCGAGATGATCGAGGACCGGCCGGACGCCCTCTGGCGCCGGGAGATGTTCGATGCCTCAAGGGTCGAGCGCCCGCCCGATCTCGGCCGCATCGTCGTCGCCATCGACCCGCCGGCCTCCTCCGGCGCGCGCGCCGACGCCTGCGGCATCGTCGTCGCCGGCCGGGCCGCGGACGGCGCCGCCTATGTGCTGCAGGACGCCAGCGAGCAGGGCCTGAGGCCCGCTCAATGGGCCTCGCGGGCGATCGAGCTCTACCACCGCTTTGCCGCCGACAGCCTCGTTGCCGAGGTCAACCAGGGCGGCGAGATGGTCACCCAGGTGCTGCGCGAGGTCGACGCGACGATCCCGGTCATCGCCGTGCGGGCCACGCGCGGCAAGTGGATCCGCGCCGAGCCCGTCGCCGCCCTCTACGAGCAGGGGAGGGTCCGCCATGTCGGCGCGCTGCCGAAGCTTGAGGACGAGATGTGCGATTTCGGCGTGGAGGGGAGGGCGAAAGGCCGCTCGCCGGACCGGGTCGATGCCCTCGTCTGGGCGCTGACGGCCCTGATGCTCGATACGTCCGGCGCCCCGCGTCTCCGGTCCTTCTGA
- a CDS encoding helix-turn-helix domain-containing protein, producing the protein MTDTPEKDPPDDGAQEPPGADPPDADALRHQARKLYEAGTLSIAETCETLKISRSRLYRWVRAGNWKRRYDEPRRAGAKVEAGDQERRIAALYRAYEREVEEIERRFAEPSTTRTTGKADDASARKIAALVQTLAKLNELDAATKNASGTDDASGDIEGLRKELARRLARMRGGGKE; encoded by the coding sequence ATGACCGACACGCCCGAAAAAGATCCGCCCGACGACGGCGCGCAGGAGCCGCCCGGCGCCGACCCGCCCGACGCCGACGCGCTCCGGCACCAGGCGCGAAAGCTCTATGAGGCCGGGACGCTCTCCATCGCGGAGACGTGCGAGACCTTAAAGATTTCCCGCAGCCGGCTCTACCGCTGGGTCAGGGCCGGCAACTGGAAGCGGCGCTATGACGAGCCGCGCCGGGCGGGAGCCAAGGTGGAGGCGGGCGACCAGGAGCGCCGCATCGCCGCCCTTTACCGCGCCTATGAGCGCGAGGTGGAGGAGATCGAGCGCCGCTTCGCCGAGCCGTCCACGACCCGCACGACCGGCAAGGCCGACGACGCCTCCGCCCGCAAGATCGCCGCCCTGGTCCAGACCCTTGCCAAGCTGAACGAGCTCGATGCCGCCACAAAGAACGCCTCCGGCACCGACGACGCCTCCGGCGACATTGAGGGCCTTCGCAAGGAGCTTGCGCGCCGACTGGCTCGCATGCGCGGCGGCGGGAAAGAGTGA
- a CDS encoding FAD-binding monooxygenase, with product MQFHLNGFKAGDPTVSAPAEGALEGDDVAAAATAASPAVPEEVDVLVVGSGPAGLALAAQLSRFPDIRTSLVEQKAAPMELGQADGVGCRTVEMFQAFGFAEKLLKEAYWVNETTFWKPDGANGNAISRSDRIQDVEDGLSEFPHVVLNQARIHDFYLEVMKNSANRMEPYYSRRLVDLTVDPAGGDFPVTVQLERLDAGHEGRVETVRARYVVGCDGARSAVRKSLGRELKGDAANQAWGVMDVLAVTDFPDIRMKSLVQSAEEGSILIIPREGGYLVRIYVELDELNENERVANRNLTVDHLIAAANRILRPYTLDVKEVAWWSVYEIGHRTTDKFDDVKDGEDRLPHVFIAGDACHTHSPKAGQGMNVSMQDTFNLGWKLAAVLQGRMAPTILHTYSAERKAIAQDLIDFDSAWARMLSAPVKSPENPDGVDPAEIQKYFQKGGRYTAGVATRYKPSVLTGEGTHQHLAEGFQIGMRFHSAPVIRLADAKPMHLGHVIEADGRWRLFAFSDAGDPAAETSKIRTLCDFLENNPASPVVKYTPKGADLDAALDVRAIFQQGFRDLAIDAMPSFLKPIKGRYGLTDYEKCFSPDLKSGADIFDMRGIDRAEGALVIVRPDQYVAHVLPLDGVEELAAFFDGVLLAE from the coding sequence ATGCAATTCCATCTTAACGGGTTCAAAGCCGGCGATCCGACCGTTTCCGCGCCCGCAGAGGGCGCCCTTGAGGGCGATGACGTCGCCGCCGCCGCGACCGCGGCGTCTCCCGCCGTGCCGGAAGAGGTCGACGTCCTCGTCGTCGGCTCCGGGCCCGCGGGCCTGGCGCTCGCCGCCCAGCTCTCCCGCTTCCCCGACATTAGGACCTCGCTCGTCGAACAGAAAGCCGCGCCGATGGAGCTCGGCCAGGCCGACGGCGTCGGCTGCCGCACAGTCGAGATGTTCCAGGCCTTCGGCTTCGCCGAAAAGCTCCTCAAAGAAGCCTACTGGGTCAACGAGACCACCTTCTGGAAGCCGGACGGCGCGAACGGCAACGCCATTTCCCGCAGCGACCGCATCCAGGACGTTGAGGACGGGCTCTCCGAATTCCCCCATGTGGTCCTCAACCAGGCCCGCATCCACGATTTCTATCTGGAGGTCATGAAGAATTCGGCGAACCGCATGGAGCCCTACTATTCGCGCCGCCTCGTCGACCTGACCGTCGACCCGGCCGGCGGCGACTTCCCGGTCACCGTCCAGCTCGAGCGCCTCGACGCCGGCCATGAGGGGCGCGTCGAGACCGTCCGCGCCCGCTACGTCGTCGGCTGCGACGGCGCCCGCTCGGCGGTCCGCAAGTCCCTCGGCCGAGAGCTGAAGGGCGATGCCGCCAACCAGGCCTGGGGCGTCATGGACGTGCTCGCCGTCACCGACTTCCCCGACATCCGCATGAAGTCGCTGGTCCAGTCGGCCGAAGAGGGCAGCATCCTGATCATCCCGCGCGAGGGCGGCTACCTGGTCCGCATCTATGTGGAGCTGGACGAGCTCAACGAAAACGAGCGGGTCGCCAACCGCAACCTCACCGTCGACCACCTGATCGCCGCCGCCAACCGGATCCTCCGCCCCTATACCCTCGACGTGAAGGAGGTTGCGTGGTGGTCCGTCTACGAGATCGGCCACCGCACCACCGACAAGTTCGACGACGTAAAGGACGGCGAGGACCGGCTGCCCCATGTCTTCATTGCGGGCGACGCCTGCCACACCCACAGCCCGAAGGCCGGCCAGGGCATGAACGTCTCCATGCAGGACACCTTCAACCTCGGCTGGAAGCTGGCGGCGGTGCTCCAGGGCCGGATGGCGCCGACAATCCTGCACACCTATTCGGCCGAGAGGAAGGCCATCGCCCAGGACCTCATCGACTTCGACAGCGCCTGGGCCCGCATGCTGAGCGCGCCGGTGAAGTCGCCGGAAAACCCGGACGGCGTCGACCCGGCCGAGATCCAGAAATATTTCCAGAAGGGCGGCCGCTACACCGCCGGCGTCGCGACCCGCTACAAGCCATCCGTGTTGACGGGCGAGGGAACCCACCAGCACCTCGCCGAAGGCTTCCAGATCGGCATGCGCTTCCACTCCGCCCCGGTCATCCGCCTCGCCGACGCCAAGCCGATGCATCTCGGCCACGTCATCGAAGCCGACGGCCGCTGGCGCCTCTTCGCCTTTTCGGACGCCGGCGACCCGGCCGCCGAGACCTCAAAAATCCGCACCCTCTGCGACTTTTTGGAAAACAACCCGGCCTCCCCGGTCGTCAAATACACGCCGAAGGGCGCCGACCTCGACGCCGCCCTCGACGTCCGCGCCATCTTCCAGCAGGGGTTCCGCGACCTCGCCATCGACGCCATGCCGTCCTTCCTGAAGCCGATCAAGGGCCGCTACGGCCTCACCGACTACGAAAAGTGTTTCTCACCGGACCTGAAGTCCGGCGCCGACATCTTCGACATGCGCGGCATCGATCGGGCCGAGGGCGCCCTCGTCATTGTGCGGCCGGACCAGTACGTGGCGCATGTGCTGCCGCTGGATGGGGTCGAGGAACTGGCGGCGTTTTTTGATGGGGTTTTGTTGGCGGAGTGA